A genomic segment from Drosophila miranda strain MSH22 chromosome 3, D.miranda_PacBio2.1, whole genome shotgun sequence encodes:
- the LOC108159052 gene encoding protein FAM8A1, which yields MSEQIEEIDPTVSQDLTTKEAYFASLSEWAKQASISQNAMALFPYYLLANYPQLFQTNPLLSSPPLRAQETGNATAPAAAPPAFHRFRVLDEVQQQETIQRVGGYEYVVAPFWKRAVAEAIDMLILFILKIIVTFGIVNLFEIDFDKDVMRRTLEDEDLFVNFFDLSMDFINMSSDLLMIEMLTKMIVCCYEAVWTVWYNGATPGKSLMKIRIHYVEAVLPLQAPVLPQFVFQPQREPLRALLYPAETPKLLRAFARALAKNLVMTLLFPICVVMIFFKNNRTAYDIMTKTIVVESNSNAIYRTDVPQQQQRNR from the coding sequence ATGAGCGAGCAAATCGAAGAAATCGACCCCACTGTCAGCCAGGACCTGACAACGAAGGAAGCGTATTTCGCCAGTCTTTCCGAATGGGCAAAGCAAGCATCCATCTCCCAAAACGCAATGGCGCTGTTTCCATATTACTTGCTCGCCAACTACCCGCAACTGTTTCAGACGAATCCCCTCCTGTCGAGTCCCCCTCTACGGGCACAGGAAACTGGAAATGCCACCGCTCCCGCAGCAGCTCCGCCCGCCTTCCACCGCTTCCGGGTGCTGGACGAAGTCCAGCAGCAAGAGACCATTCAGCGTGTGGGAGGTTATGAGTATGTGGTGGCGCCGTTTTGGAAACGAGCCGTTGCGGAGGCCATTGACATGCTCATCCTGTTCATACTGAAAATAATTGTTACCTTTGGCATAGTGAATCTCTTTGAGATCGATTTTGACAAGGACGTCATGCGCAGAACGCTGGAAGACGAGGATCTCTTTGTGAACTTCTTCGACCTCTCCATGGACTTTATAAATATGTCATCCGATCTGCTCATGATCGAGATGCTAACCAAGATGATAGTATGCTGTTATGAGGCTGTTTGGACGGTCTGGTACAACGGAGCTACGCCTGGAAAATCGCTGATGAAGATACGCATACACTATGTGGAAGCAGTTCTTCCTTTGCAGGCGCCCGTCTTGCCACAATTTGTTTTCCAGCCGCAGCGGGAACCACTGCGAGCCCTGCTCTATCCCGCTGAGACACCAAAGTTGCTGAGGGCATTCGCACGGGCCCTCGCGAAGAACCTTGTCATGACGCTGCTGTTTCCCATCTGCGTTGTTATGATATTCTTTAAGAACAACAGAACTGCATACGACATAATGACAAAGACTATAGTCGTCGAGTCCAATTCCAATGCCATATACCGTACCGACgtgccgcagcagcagcaacgtaATCGCTAA